Proteins encoded by one window of Candidatus Sumerlaea chitinivorans:
- a CDS encoding Adenosylhomocysteinase, with product MTTAVQIPPYVVKDISLAKLGREEIRMAEHEMPGLMAIRKQYGPKKPLAGARISGSLHMTIQTAVLIETLVELGAEVRWASCNIYSTQDQAAAAIAARGIPVFAYKGESLEEYWQFTKWALSHEGGPTLIVDDGGDATLLVHRGCEREEEYERTGKKPEISRECEELTIIDTLLNETLDEDPRFWRKMVEGIVGVSEETTTGVHRLYEMEKQGRLRFPAINVNDSVTKSKFDNLYGCRESLIDGIKRATDVMIAGKKCVVCGYGDVGKGCAQALRGMGARVYITEIDPICALQACMEGYEVVTMDEACEWGDIFVTATGNVDVITREHMDRMKHEAIVCNIGHFDAEIQVNALYNDPNLKVHEIKPQVDQIEWPNGKRLTVLAKGRLVNLGCATGHPSFVMSNSFSNQTIAQIELWTNRNTGKYEKKVYVLPKHLDEMVARLHLDQLGAKLTKLTPKQAAYIGVPIEGPYKPDHYRY from the coding sequence ATGACAACAGCAGTCCAAATTCCACCCTATGTGGTGAAGGACATTTCGTTGGCAAAGCTTGGCCGCGAAGAGATCCGCATGGCCGAGCACGAAATGCCCGGTCTCATGGCGATTCGCAAGCAGTATGGGCCGAAAAAGCCGTTGGCTGGCGCCCGCATTTCGGGCTCGCTCCACATGACGATTCAGACGGCCGTGCTGATTGAAACGTTAGTTGAGCTGGGCGCGGAGGTCCGTTGGGCAAGCTGCAATATCTATTCCACGCAGGATCAGGCGGCAGCTGCGATCGCGGCTCGCGGGATTCCTGTGTTCGCGTACAAAGGCGAGTCGCTGGAAGAGTATTGGCAGTTCACCAAATGGGCGCTCTCGCACGAGGGTGGCCCGACGCTCATCGTGGACGATGGCGGCGACGCGACCCTGCTGGTTCACCGCGGTTGCGAGCGCGAGGAAGAATACGAGCGGACCGGCAAGAAACCCGAGATCTCGCGCGAATGCGAGGAGCTGACCATCATTGATACCCTCCTCAACGAGACGCTCGACGAGGATCCGCGTTTCTGGCGGAAAATGGTTGAGGGAATCGTGGGCGTGAGCGAGGAGACGACCACCGGCGTCCACCGCCTCTACGAGATGGAGAAGCAGGGACGGTTGCGCTTCCCGGCCATCAACGTGAACGACTCGGTCACGAAGAGCAAATTTGACAACCTCTACGGCTGCCGGGAGTCGCTCATTGACGGCATCAAGCGCGCAACGGACGTCATGATCGCCGGCAAAAAGTGCGTCGTGTGCGGCTACGGCGACGTTGGCAAAGGTTGCGCCCAAGCCCTGCGTGGTATGGGAGCCCGCGTGTATATCACCGAGATTGACCCCATCTGCGCGCTCCAAGCCTGCATGGAAGGCTACGAAGTGGTGACCATGGACGAGGCCTGCGAGTGGGGCGACATCTTCGTCACGGCGACAGGAAATGTTGACGTCATCACCCGTGAGCACATGGACCGCATGAAACACGAGGCCATCGTGTGCAATATCGGGCACTTCGATGCAGAGATTCAGGTCAACGCCTTGTACAACGATCCGAACCTGAAAGTGCACGAGATTAAGCCGCAGGTGGATCAGATCGAGTGGCCGAACGGCAAACGCCTGACCGTCTTGGCGAAGGGGCGGCTGGTCAACCTTGGCTGCGCGACTGGACATCCGAGCTTCGTGATGAGCAACAGCTTCTCGAACCAGACAATCGCGCAAATCGAACTTTGGACCAACCGCAACACCGGCAAATACGAGAAGAAGGTTTACGTGCTACCGAAACATCTCGATGAGATGGTGGCGCGTTTGCACCTCGATCAGCTCGGCGCGAAGCTCACGAAGCTGACGCCGAAGCAGGCTGCCTACATTGGCGTGCCGATCGAGGGACCCTATAAGCCGGATCATTACCGTTATTGA
- a CDS encoding GNAT family acetyltransferase YjcF, with product MKKTSNKSASLTQPTPNVRSKAHYQVKQVRWDSSEAVAIRQVRIAVFVEEQNVPREEEFDAIDPHAYHVVAYDANGQPCGTGRLYPDPFHPEWARIGRMAVLRGARGTGCGAAVMRALLAEAWKQGFRTVVLSAQVHAIGFYQRFGFVPYGAHYLDVNIPHQSMKLVMTHKPDEA from the coding sequence GTGAAGAAAACGAGCAACAAATCGGCTTCGCTCACTCAGCCTACACCAAACGTCCGGAGTAAAGCCCACTATCAAGTCAAGCAAGTGAGGTGGGACTCTTCGGAAGCCGTCGCCATACGCCAAGTTCGGATTGCCGTATTTGTCGAGGAGCAGAACGTACCGCGCGAAGAGGAGTTCGACGCCATTGATCCGCACGCCTACCACGTCGTGGCGTATGACGCAAACGGGCAGCCATGTGGGACGGGTCGCCTCTACCCCGATCCATTTCACCCCGAATGGGCACGCATCGGCCGAATGGCCGTCTTGCGCGGGGCACGGGGCACAGGCTGTGGGGCAGCCGTCATGCGGGCACTCCTTGCAGAAGCGTGGAAGCAAGGGTTTCGCACTGTCGTTTTAAGCGCACAAGTCCACGCTATCGGATTCTATCAACGGTTTGGCTTCGTGCCCTATGGGGCGCACTACCTCGACGTGAACATCCCCCACCAATCGATGAAGCTGGTGATGACGCACAAGCCCGACGAGGCGTAG
- a CDS encoding Polysaccharide deacetylase has protein sequence MYHHIGSCPPEQADHRGLWVSEELFDEQLRWLLAHGYESVSLARLRRHLLKQATLPKRWVVITFDDGWRDNYTRAMPCLIRHGFTATIFVVAGKIRTSPAFDRWDEYLSEEELRAMHAAGFEIGSHTWSHPRLTKLADDNVRDELMRSREHLGRLLGAPPAWLAYPYGAFSARVERLVREAGYEGAVSTIRDNRVRADQLYHLPRVMVMHDTPPERFGYLFSYRYHLVHAWKNRRRWRERS, from the coding sequence ATGTATCACCATATTGGAAGTTGTCCTCCGGAGCAAGCGGACCATCGTGGGTTATGGGTGAGCGAGGAGCTTTTCGACGAGCAACTTCGCTGGCTTTTGGCTCACGGCTATGAGAGTGTGTCGCTCGCCCGCTTGCGGCGTCATCTGCTCAAGCAAGCTACCTTGCCGAAGCGTTGGGTGGTCATCACTTTCGACGATGGCTGGCGCGACAACTACACCCGCGCCATGCCGTGCTTGATTCGTCATGGGTTTACGGCGACCATTTTCGTTGTGGCCGGCAAGATCCGAACAAGTCCAGCCTTCGACCGGTGGGATGAATATCTCTCGGAGGAAGAACTTCGAGCCATGCACGCCGCCGGTTTTGAAATTGGCAGCCACACGTGGTCGCACCCACGTCTCACAAAGCTTGCGGATGACAACGTGCGAGATGAGTTGATGCGTTCGCGTGAGCATTTGGGGCGCCTGTTGGGGGCCCCGCCCGCGTGGTTAGCCTATCCGTATGGAGCTTTTTCCGCGCGCGTGGAACGCTTAGTGCGCGAGGCTGGATACGAAGGTGCGGTGAGCACGATTCGCGACAATCGAGTGCGAGCAGACCAGCTGTACCATTTGCCTCGAGTCATGGTGATGCATGACACGCCGCCTGAACGCTTTGGGTATCTGTTCTCGTATCGTTACCACCTTGTGCATGCGTGGAAGAATCGCCGGCGATGGAGGGAGCGCTCATGA
- a CDS encoding putative aminotransferase: MKTLLEEWSDGVPSPLAKAVEAKRQRGVPIVDLITANPHEHGIEFPADRLEQIMIEATRAARIYRPDPRGQLAAREAVAAYHGGVAPDQVVLTCGTSMAYWYVFRLLARPGGNVLCPTPTYPLFDDLARAAGLNVRSYHLSRGPGGAWHIDTEEVEFQITPRTVALVIVSPHNPTGQVASASELARVAEIATRHRLPVVFDEVFREFLHTAAEVPRPGSYSLPFAITLNGVSKMFALPQLKAGWMVVEGSDSVLVNKFLTALEYLSDTFLPVNEMVQAALPRLLSPRGFSEVARLAAMYRQRMESLIQAWRAHGIPVAMPDGGVYAIVPLPRAWQGREERFCVRLLETENILMHPSTYYGTFPEPALVMTCVATPPWPLERIVEEMQAHPE; this comes from the coding sequence ATGAAAACATTGCTCGAAGAATGGAGTGATGGGGTTCCCTCGCCGCTCGCCAAGGCGGTGGAGGCCAAGCGTCAACGCGGAGTGCCCATTGTGGACCTCATCACGGCGAATCCGCATGAGCACGGTATTGAGTTCCCAGCGGATCGACTCGAGCAGATCATGATTGAGGCCACCCGTGCCGCCCGCATCTACCGACCGGACCCACGGGGGCAACTTGCCGCCCGCGAAGCCGTCGCTGCCTACCATGGCGGCGTGGCACCCGATCAGGTGGTCCTTACCTGTGGCACGAGCATGGCCTACTGGTATGTGTTTCGCCTCTTAGCGCGACCGGGGGGCAACGTGCTTTGCCCTACTCCGACGTATCCACTGTTCGACGATTTGGCCCGGGCGGCAGGTTTAAACGTACGCTCATACCACCTGTCCCGCGGCCCGGGTGGGGCATGGCACATCGACACCGAGGAAGTGGAGTTTCAAATCACACCCCGAACCGTAGCGCTGGTGATCGTTTCCCCCCACAATCCCACGGGGCAGGTTGCCTCGGCCAGCGAGCTGGCTCGTGTGGCAGAAATCGCAACGCGTCACCGCCTGCCGGTTGTATTCGACGAAGTGTTTCGAGAATTCTTGCACACTGCGGCGGAGGTGCCTCGTCCCGGCAGCTACAGCCTGCCTTTCGCAATCACATTAAATGGCGTATCGAAAATGTTCGCCTTGCCGCAACTGAAGGCCGGATGGATGGTTGTGGAGGGTAGCGACTCCGTACTCGTGAACAAATTCCTGACCGCGCTCGAGTATCTCTCGGATACCTTTCTGCCGGTCAACGAAATGGTTCAGGCCGCTCTTCCGAGATTGTTGAGCCCACGCGGCTTCAGCGAAGTGGCGCGACTTGCGGCCATGTATCGTCAGCGAATGGAGAGCTTAATTCAGGCGTGGCGGGCCCATGGGATTCCTGTGGCAATGCCCGATGGCGGAGTCTATGCGATTGTACCCTTGCCGAGGGCATGGCAAGGGCGCGAGGAACGCTTCTGTGTTCGCCTTCTGGAGACTGAAAATATTCTCATGCACCCGTCCACGTATTATGGGACCTTCCCAGAACCGGCGCTCGTAATGACCTGTGTCGCTACCCCGCCTTGGCCGCTTGAGCGAATTGTCGAGGAGATGCAAGCCCACCCGGAATAG
- a CDS encoding Ferredoxin, with protein sequence MPAKVFYGSPVQSRLDASETLPCKLDKILDALHLRDRVKGETVAIKMHLGGNVGYSTIHPVFVRRVVKAVLDGGGKPFVCDLAGAVATAAQRGYTPETLGCPIYPTGGPDEKYFYTHIHEYKNLREWRLGGMIADATFLIDLAHVKGHPSCGFGAAIKNLALGAMMAPTRSAIHDACHFDRYWFSEKCPDAAIRKKIIDSCPFEAIVEDKNSPDELHLHYEMCNQCGRCLKVAPEGSLYIRPENFWAFQEACAISAKIVLSTFEPGKAVFINIATQIHTVCDCFGFTGQAIMPDLGVFGSDDIVAVDTAVLDMAAKETIRAESLPLAMELQPNAGHPFQQVHGPYKDPYKAPEYLEKLGCGTREYELVDVMPARRPEKLSAVYIPAS encoded by the coding sequence ATGCCAGCGAAAGTCTTTTACGGGTCGCCTGTTCAGTCACGTCTGGATGCCTCAGAGACGCTTCCATGCAAGCTCGATAAGATTTTGGATGCGCTCCATCTTCGGGATCGCGTGAAAGGCGAGACCGTTGCGATCAAGATGCACTTAGGCGGAAACGTCGGCTATTCGACCATCCATCCAGTGTTTGTGCGGCGCGTGGTGAAAGCTGTGCTCGACGGTGGGGGAAAACCCTTTGTCTGCGACTTAGCTGGCGCAGTGGCCACGGCTGCCCAGCGCGGCTACACTCCTGAGACTTTGGGCTGTCCCATCTATCCGACTGGGGGACCTGACGAGAAGTACTTTTATACCCACATCCACGAGTATAAAAACCTGCGCGAGTGGCGATTGGGTGGAATGATCGCGGACGCCACTTTCCTGATTGATCTTGCCCACGTGAAGGGCCACCCGTCGTGTGGTTTCGGGGCAGCAATCAAGAATTTAGCGCTGGGGGCAATGATGGCGCCGACCCGGTCTGCCATCCACGACGCATGCCATTTCGACCGCTATTGGTTTTCCGAAAAATGCCCCGATGCCGCCATTCGCAAAAAGATCATCGACTCGTGTCCGTTTGAAGCGATCGTCGAGGACAAGAATTCCCCCGACGAGCTTCACCTGCATTACGAAATGTGCAATCAGTGTGGGCGCTGCTTGAAGGTGGCACCTGAGGGAAGTCTCTACATTCGACCGGAGAATTTCTGGGCCTTTCAAGAGGCCTGTGCGATTTCTGCGAAGATTGTGCTCTCGACTTTCGAGCCCGGCAAAGCCGTATTCATCAACATCGCCACGCAAATTCACACGGTGTGCGACTGCTTCGGATTTACGGGACAAGCGATTATGCCCGACCTCGGAGTCTTTGGTTCCGATGACATCGTGGCGGTGGACACAGCGGTTTTGGATATGGCGGCGAAGGAGACGATTCGGGCCGAGTCGCTGCCATTGGCGATGGAGCTACAGCCGAATGCTGGTCACCCCTTCCAGCAAGTTCACGGTCCGTACAAGGATCCTTATAAAGCTCCCGAGTATCTCGAAAAACTCGGCTGCGGCACACGCGAATACGAGCTTGTGGACGTGATGCCGGCCCGCCGCCCGGAGAAGCTCTCGGCTGTCTACATTCCTGCATCGTGA
- a CDS encoding Glycosyltransferase, which translates to MEGALMRVLHTNFLRGWGGQSNRILMECRGLAERGWEVLLSVPRDSELAKRARAAGLAVDERVGYESLIRSVAHGDVKRFRTLLREFRPDIVHLHGGRDSWIAALALMGYRPRPIVVRTKHNVFPIANHPANRWMYGRFFDHIVCISSAIVAQCAEKRYIAPSRLVLIPSACEVGIFEHAREARPARREEFGFQPNEVVVVMSGRLRPEKGHDLLLAAMPRILEAAPHTRFLLLGSGSLKGELEAQLERQQLTPYVRVVGFRTDVAECLAAADIAVQPSRSEGLGTAVLEASAAGLPVVATRVGGIPDIVVHAETGFLVEPDNPQELADAVLRLVRDPELRVSLGSAGRARVAKLFSVEALVEKTDAFYRKILAQSVNRSIG; encoded by the coding sequence ATGGAGGGAGCGCTCATGAGGGTGCTCCATACAAATTTTCTGCGTGGCTGGGGCGGGCAATCCAATCGCATTCTCATGGAATGTCGCGGGCTGGCGGAGCGCGGCTGGGAAGTCCTTCTGAGTGTACCACGCGATAGCGAGCTTGCAAAACGAGCGCGGGCCGCGGGGCTGGCGGTGGACGAGCGGGTCGGTTACGAATCTCTGATTCGCTCCGTAGCGCATGGCGATGTGAAACGTTTTCGCACGCTTCTGCGTGAATTTCGTCCGGACATCGTCCACCTGCACGGCGGGCGTGATTCGTGGATTGCGGCGCTTGCGCTGATGGGGTATCGTCCCCGGCCAATTGTTGTGCGGACGAAGCACAACGTTTTCCCAATCGCAAACCACCCAGCGAACCGTTGGATGTATGGGCGTTTCTTTGACCACATCGTCTGCATTTCCTCTGCGATCGTAGCCCAGTGTGCGGAGAAACGCTACATCGCCCCCTCGCGGCTGGTGCTGATTCCAAGTGCATGTGAGGTCGGAATCTTCGAGCATGCCCGCGAAGCACGCCCCGCGCGCCGCGAGGAATTTGGGTTTCAGCCCAACGAGGTGGTCGTCGTCATGTCTGGCAGGCTGCGACCTGAAAAGGGGCATGACCTCCTGCTTGCCGCAATGCCAAGAATCTTGGAAGCCGCCCCCCACACGCGTTTTCTTCTGCTTGGGTCTGGTAGCCTAAAAGGAGAGCTGGAAGCTCAACTCGAGCGGCAGCAGCTCACGCCCTACGTTCGCGTGGTCGGCTTTCGCACGGACGTAGCCGAGTGCTTGGCCGCAGCGGACATTGCGGTGCAACCGTCGCGCTCCGAAGGATTGGGCACCGCCGTGCTCGAGGCCTCGGCCGCAGGTCTGCCCGTGGTGGCAACGCGTGTCGGTGGCATCCCCGACATCGTGGTCCATGCGGAAACGGGCTTCCTTGTCGAGCCGGACAACCCGCAAGAACTTGCCGACGCGGTGCTGCGCTTAGTCCGGGACCCCGAGTTGCGAGTGAGCCTGGGGTCTGCGGGGCGGGCACGTGTGGCCAAGTTGTTCTCAGTGGAAGCACTGGTTGAGAAAACAGACGCATTTTACCGCAAGATACTTGCACAGTCCGTGAACAGATCGATAGGGTAG
- a CDS encoding [Protein-PII] uridylyltransferase produces the protein MKASPTQGGPNYQLDLPAQKRRELIAHLNATLGAHREQHLRDCLQHGGLAACQRLADRMDELLKEMVRWVVEEAHLSPADYQRVAIVAQGGYGRRQLNLYSDVDLLLLLPEQSSPVEQAFARSLLYLLWDLSKLDLGHATKTPSEALAVVGTDLDSTTSLMQARLITGNAEALARVLRELHKRLKGPARKWFIEAKFAELEERHRKYGGSVYLLEPNIKEGEGGLRDVHSLQWLSAVLLGRMDLDILVEKGLLEPHELLVISDGMDFILTIRSLLHHLEGRKADTLSAAKQPEIARTLGYKSDAKLLAEERMMKDYYLRARGIERYANKATRLLTVKARRTVGGVFQVMRRRSVAPDYYSYNGQLFLKRQAPEFFLSDPPRVMECFALAASAGLRLSEELQDLLGLVHIATDTEAFRTSPRCRDAFMHILGLKSGVAATLHQMHETGILGDYFPEFRKLFCLVRVDHYHRYTVDEHLIKTVEVAEELMTRSENQRPELVEAARSIQRWDLLNLALLLHDIGKGEGHGHVLRGAILSQKMTQRMGLPPEDQEVVRQLILQHLKMVHVSQRRDLEDPKVIADMAAAVPDPQLLTMLYILSYADTSAVGPGVWTDWKATLLYDLYRKTMLVLEGKPPIREVDATERANIAAQLREIGGPDFAPEEIEDFLNNVPPKYLNCVAPARMAKHLRMRRQLSDTNRVVWEISQPTGVNYTEITAVAFDVPGLLSYLCGALSSKDINILSVQVYSTKDGYAIDTFQVTDLRGNPLPHGFRLERVRQELNNVLLGKAQVSEVFPHRRRPACVRDDLTNLKPPQVIFDNESSPAYTVLEVKTYDRPGLLYDITATCAEQGCYIHLAMITTEAYRVVDVFYITDCENNKIVEPRDLKRLREALEQVIQ, from the coding sequence ATGAAAGCCTCTCCAACACAAGGTGGTCCGAACTACCAGCTCGACCTACCTGCACAAAAGCGGCGGGAGTTGATTGCGCATCTCAACGCCACGCTTGGAGCACATCGCGAGCAGCATTTGCGCGATTGTCTGCAACACGGTGGGCTTGCAGCGTGCCAACGGCTTGCGGACCGCATGGACGAGCTTCTCAAAGAGATGGTGCGCTGGGTGGTGGAGGAAGCTCACCTATCGCCAGCGGACTACCAGCGCGTCGCAATCGTGGCGCAAGGGGGCTATGGCCGCCGCCAGCTCAATCTCTATTCGGACGTAGACCTTTTGCTCTTGCTGCCTGAGCAATCCAGCCCCGTGGAGCAAGCTTTCGCCCGTAGCCTACTTTACCTGCTCTGGGATCTGTCGAAGTTGGATTTAGGGCATGCCACGAAAACCCCCAGTGAGGCGTTGGCTGTCGTAGGGACGGACCTCGATTCAACCACGTCGCTAATGCAGGCCCGCCTGATTACGGGCAACGCGGAGGCCTTGGCGAGGGTGCTTCGGGAGCTTCACAAACGGCTCAAGGGTCCCGCGCGTAAGTGGTTCATTGAGGCAAAATTCGCCGAGCTGGAAGAACGCCATCGCAAGTATGGCGGATCGGTCTATTTGCTTGAGCCGAACATCAAAGAAGGCGAAGGGGGCCTGCGCGATGTTCATTCGCTCCAGTGGTTGTCGGCGGTACTCTTGGGACGGATGGACTTAGACATCTTGGTCGAGAAGGGACTTCTCGAGCCGCATGAATTGCTCGTCATTAGCGACGGGATGGATTTCATCCTAACCATCCGAAGCCTCTTGCACCATCTGGAGGGGCGCAAGGCAGACACGCTCTCGGCGGCGAAGCAGCCGGAGATTGCGCGCACGCTGGGCTACAAGTCCGATGCAAAGCTTCTGGCCGAAGAGCGGATGATGAAGGATTATTATTTGCGCGCCCGTGGCATCGAACGCTACGCCAACAAAGCTACACGGCTCCTAACGGTGAAGGCACGCCGAACGGTGGGCGGCGTCTTCCAAGTCATGCGCCGTCGCTCGGTTGCGCCCGACTACTATTCCTATAATGGCCAGCTGTTTCTGAAGCGGCAGGCCCCCGAGTTTTTCCTTTCCGATCCGCCGCGGGTCATGGAGTGCTTCGCCCTCGCTGCCTCTGCCGGGTTGCGCTTGAGCGAAGAGCTGCAGGACCTACTCGGTTTGGTCCACATTGCGACCGATACCGAGGCGTTTCGGACCTCGCCGCGTTGTCGCGATGCCTTCATGCATATCCTCGGGCTCAAGAGCGGTGTGGCGGCTACTCTGCATCAAATGCACGAGACCGGTATTCTTGGAGACTACTTCCCGGAGTTCCGGAAGCTCTTCTGCCTTGTGCGGGTGGATCATTACCATCGCTATACCGTGGACGAGCACCTCATCAAAACAGTGGAAGTGGCCGAGGAGCTCATGACGCGCAGCGAAAACCAACGCCCGGAGTTGGTGGAAGCCGCGCGCTCGATCCAACGCTGGGATTTATTGAATCTTGCCCTGTTGCTCCACGACATTGGCAAAGGCGAGGGCCACGGCCACGTACTGCGGGGCGCAATCCTCTCTCAGAAAATGACCCAGCGCATGGGGCTGCCGCCCGAAGATCAAGAGGTAGTTCGGCAGCTTATCCTTCAGCACCTGAAAATGGTCCACGTTTCACAACGGCGCGATCTCGAAGATCCGAAAGTGATCGCAGACATGGCGGCTGCGGTGCCAGATCCCCAGTTGCTAACGATGCTCTACATCCTGTCCTATGCCGATACCAGCGCCGTGGGGCCCGGCGTGTGGACCGATTGGAAAGCGACCCTCCTTTACGATCTTTATCGCAAGACAATGCTCGTGCTGGAGGGGAAGCCGCCAATTCGCGAGGTGGATGCGACCGAGCGCGCAAACATCGCGGCGCAACTGCGTGAGATTGGTGGGCCGGACTTCGCGCCAGAAGAAATCGAGGATTTCCTGAACAACGTGCCACCGAAATACTTGAACTGCGTTGCTCCTGCGCGGATGGCCAAGCACTTACGCATGCGGCGCCAGTTGAGCGACACCAACCGCGTGGTATGGGAGATCTCGCAACCGACGGGCGTAAACTATACGGAAATCACCGCAGTGGCGTTTGACGTGCCCGGCCTTCTCAGCTACCTGTGCGGCGCGCTTTCCTCGAAGGACATCAACATCTTGAGTGTTCAGGTCTATTCGACGAAGGATGGTTACGCGATCGACACCTTCCAGGTGACGGATCTGCGCGGCAATCCCTTGCCGCATGGCTTTCGCCTCGAGCGGGTACGTCAGGAGCTCAACAATGTTTTGCTTGGAAAGGCGCAGGTCAGCGAGGTTTTCCCGCATCGGCGTCGGCCGGCTTGCGTGCGCGACGACCTTACAAACCTCAAGCCCCCGCAGGTGATCTTTGATAATGAGAGCTCGCCGGCCTACACCGTGCTGGAGGTGAAGACATACGATCGTCCCGGTCTCCTTTACGACATCACGGCGACGTGTGCCGAACAGGGCTGCTATATCCATCTGGCGATGATCACCACCGAGGCGTACCGCGTGGTGGACGTCTTCTATATCACGGACTGCGAGAACAATAAGATCGTCGAGCCGCGGGATCTAAAGCGTCTGCGCGAAGCTCTTGAGCAGGTCATTCAGTAG
- a CDS encoding SAM-dependent methyltransferase: MIATVPLSGFFRALADPVRLRILHLLHVEELTVSELVRILDLPQSSVSRHLKVLRDAGLVSDRPLGAASFYRAVLEADGPTTGLRDALAATFSPDELSPADRDALARVLASRSDDAANFFDRVGAHWDALREECFGPTFHLEAFIHLLPREWTVADLGSGTGYLLPPLANHFRRVIGVDASAQMVTLAQRRVRDAGVANAEVRMGELNCLPIADAEVDLALLVLMLHHVADVGGALREVARIVRPNGRVLIVELHPHENELFRVRMADRRPGIAPAALQAWLAEAGFGDFETWNYPANPRPEHELTPIPSLYGVVARLKEVCTHERATRSEKEK, translated from the coding sequence ATGATTGCCACCGTGCCATTAAGTGGATTTTTCCGAGCCTTGGCGGATCCGGTCCGCCTGCGCATCCTCCATTTGCTGCACGTGGAAGAACTCACCGTGAGCGAGCTTGTGCGAATCCTTGATCTGCCGCAATCGTCGGTGAGCCGCCACTTAAAGGTTCTGAGGGATGCCGGCTTAGTTTCGGATCGGCCGCTGGGTGCAGCCTCATTTTACCGAGCGGTTTTGGAGGCAGACGGGCCCACGACTGGGTTACGCGATGCGTTGGCCGCAACGTTTTCCCCGGATGAACTCTCCCCCGCGGATCGCGATGCACTGGCCCGGGTGCTCGCCTCGCGGTCCGATGATGCGGCGAACTTTTTCGACCGTGTCGGTGCTCATTGGGATGCATTGCGCGAGGAGTGCTTTGGACCAACGTTCCACCTTGAAGCGTTCATTCACCTCCTTCCGCGCGAATGGACGGTGGCCGATTTGGGGTCGGGCACCGGCTATCTGCTCCCGCCTTTGGCAAACCACTTCCGGCGTGTGATCGGGGTGGATGCGAGCGCTCAGATGGTGACCTTGGCTCAGCGACGCGTGCGAGATGCCGGAGTCGCCAACGCAGAGGTGCGGATGGGGGAGCTCAATTGCCTGCCGATCGCAGACGCAGAGGTGGATCTCGCCCTGCTGGTGCTCATGCTTCACCACGTGGCCGACGTGGGTGGGGCTTTGCGGGAAGTGGCGCGGATCGTGCGCCCCAATGGACGTGTGCTCATTGTGGAGCTTCACCCGCACGAGAACGAGCTGTTCCGGGTGCGCATGGCGGATCGCCGGCCGGGGATTGCGCCTGCTGCACTTCAGGCATGGCTGGCCGAAGCTGGCTTCGGCGATTTCGAAACGTGGAATTATCCCGCGAACCCTCGCCCCGAGCATGAGCTCACGCCAATTCCTTCGCTCTACGGCGTTGTGGCGCGGCTGAAAGAAGTTTGCACGCACGAGCGTGCGACAAGGTCGGAGAAGGAGAAGTGA
- a CDS encoding putative DNA repair exonuclease → MFLEMASTKDSSKRSILHCSDIHVGRGFREEPAERFLALAHQLRPDAVVVSGDLTMRARRWQFLKARALLERFPQPLVVIPGNHDIPLYLLPMRLFAPFYNYRRFAADLNRAPLVLGNVCIYALNTINPFRHQQGILRPEALEEVRRWAKATPPGSWRVLVVHQHFANTPDNPRPGIYPHAQARLHEIASAGVHLVLHGHVHQSSLRTAQEMFPGCADRVVVAAVGTLSCARTRGSERIYQFNHIEFDADALRLQMWNWNVTMRTFEPAEERIFARQWFEG, encoded by the coding sequence TTGTTCCTCGAAATGGCTTCGACGAAGGATTCCTCAAAACGCAGCATCCTGCACTGCTCAGATATCCATGTGGGGCGGGGGTTCCGCGAAGAGCCCGCCGAGCGTTTTTTAGCCTTAGCGCATCAGCTCCGCCCCGATGCGGTGGTCGTGTCGGGGGATCTGACGATGCGTGCTCGGCGCTGGCAGTTCCTGAAAGCGCGTGCTTTGCTGGAGCGCTTCCCTCAGCCTCTTGTGGTGATTCCGGGCAATCACGACATCCCGCTGTATCTTCTGCCCATGCGCCTCTTCGCGCCGTTCTACAACTATCGGCGGTTTGCTGCAGACCTTAACCGGGCGCCGCTGGTGTTGGGAAATGTGTGTATCTATGCCCTAAATACCATTAACCCGTTCCGTCATCAGCAGGGGATCTTGCGCCCCGAAGCGCTTGAGGAAGTGCGCCGATGGGCGAAAGCCACACCACCTGGTTCATGGCGGGTCCTCGTCGTCCATCAGCATTTTGCAAACACGCCGGATAATCCGCGACCGGGCATCTATCCCCATGCGCAGGCGCGGCTACATGAAATTGCTTCCGCCGGTGTTCATTTGGTGCTTCACGGGCATGTCCACCAGTCGTCGTTGCGCACCGCTCAGGAGATGTTCCCGGGATGCGCGGACCGAGTTGTCGTGGCAGCCGTAGGCACCCTCTCGTGTGCGCGGACACGCGGCAGTGAGCGCATCTATCAATTCAATCACATCGAGTTCGATGCGGACGCGCTTCGGCTTCAGATGTGGAATTGGAACGTCACAATGCGAACTTTCGAGCCAGCGGAAGAACGCATTTTTGCGAGACAGTGGTTCGAGGGCTAA